In the genome of Populus trichocarpa isolate Nisqually-1 chromosome 6, P.trichocarpa_v4.1, whole genome shotgun sequence, one region contains:
- the LOC7455647 gene encoding uncharacterized protein LOC7455647 isoform X10 — protein sequence MSADLNVNQIEEKISVLDQPEESARVDCNGNGKVNDHHGPDPVCAEDSVADQVGELKADRVESESITGFRDDDDPIEKEEDLQAVEKGREEKLAEIPEDHDVEGNKKELINHAELSNAVAEAQESQDTSVHVAESELNRSNNDEVMVEEESKLNSTIDIKEHEDSQAVAINGVHNDLDLDQQRDLAEAQESQDNSVHVAESELNRSNNDEERVEEESKLNSTIDIKEHEDSQAVAINGVHNDLDLDQQRDLAEAQESQDTSVHVAESELSRSNNDEEKVEEESKLNSTIDIKEHEDSQAVAINGVHNDLDLDQQRDLAELITTEDVSESEPSQSRNDDEKVEESKLGSEDSQAVVSNAAHNFLASDQEKKLKELMNNDDVTEFKPKQSSIDVKVEEESKLDSAIHVEEIEDSQAAVINGACNSLDLNQEKEQPELIKDLPLEDSVEESGDPLKQNLETAPCPVMADEKLEAESAEGPTSDENRDGLPAGHAQDTAAETPVVDDLVDAKQNISKSSSENVELVATSDAETGQSFPISSDNGTTGDETSHILMDAVQSEVPHANGLDIHEKGGLLTSQESASQTVLVNDFVHTPEQNHTLEISTEVSSPAVLEEAPVESSESFPVSPINDIGAEPIVRIEDSCPVEDSKLCDIVRTETKVDNIGESADSHPVDDSKVEAEVENVLVAPSGHANDVKLDIGASSHSVESDEKVSILSIGNVDVESEVTEAVNEGDSNRTSVSIDNPDGETFKCDSTGNESYMPKIEVQADSEVENISTAAREEVPNRDGFVSQLEGEVSKNETPKPTSEDSAVVTSDEQYVVAELGKGPFYIIKVPRFDERNLREKVEDAKFQVEEKSKIRDAIQAQIQIIKAKRKEYEDSFLDARSEEKAARDLLKAKRKEIDSVQYIINRTRNALEIEEIDGRIRSMEHKIQHETLPLKEEKQFIRDIKQLKQIREQFSSNMGSQDEVQQAMDQKDQSEERLKSLRKEADVLRDSLLKAEAVTEDAKKKYNDEHEKINQLLFQHRAANDIRQEAFAHLQSLRKQLYEKSKFFYKYKDDLTAATNLALKGDKEELQRHCANQVERVMELWNNNDEFRKEYMSSNMRNTLRRLRTLDGRALGPDEQPPIIPNVVSQRATKHNVAPSAPALEVEKPVTPVETQRIDEKSTAKLGDKKNQTVKTKRQAKPASLENGLPTVSGRDQIEESRQEENKLPKEEESRQENKLTKEEESRQENKLTKEEVELARKIEELRKEKEAAMLKEQRRLEEKAKAKEAMERKKRNAEKAQARASLRAQREAEQKEKEKEKKAKKKEKRKAAAEDTKDIDEVESAPSSETPTETNESERTEKPVTVAKRPQKQTKAKSMPLPLRNKGKRKMQTWMWALITLLAVVALFFMGNSSFFNLGLQQRFGI from the exons ATGTCGGCGGATTTGAATGTGAATCAAATAGAGGAGAAGATATCTGTTTTGGATCAGCCTGAAGAATCCGCTCGCGTTGATTGTAATGGGAATGGCAAGGTTAATGATCATCATGGCCCTGATCCTGTCTGTGCCGAAGACTCTGTAGCTGATCAGGTTGGAGAATTGAAGGCTGATCGTGTCGAATCCGAGTCCATTACTGGGTTCCGTGACGACGACGATCCGATCGAGAAAGAAGAAGATCTTCAG gCTGTTGAGAAGGGGAGGGAGGAAAAGTTGGCGGAGATACCAGAAGATCATGATGTAGAAGGGAACAAAAAGGAGTTAATTAATCATGCTGAACTCTCAAATGCAG TGGCAGAAGCTCAGGAATCGCAAGACACAAGTGTGCATGTTGCTGAATCTGAGCTAAATCGGTCAAATAATGATGAGGTGATGGTTGAAGAGGAAAGCAAATTGAATTCGACCATTGACATAAAAGAACATGAAGATTCTCAGGCTGTAGCTATCAATGGTGTTCATAATGATTTGGATTTGGATCAGCAGAGGGACCTGGCAGAAGCTCAGGAATCGCAAGACAATAGTGTGCATGTTGCTGAATCTGAGCTAAATCGGTCAAATAATGATGAGGAGAGGGTTGAGGAGGAAAGCAAATTGAATTCGACCATTGACATAAAAGAACATGAAGATTCTCAGGCTGTAGCTATCAATGGTGTTCATAATGATTTGGATTTGGATCAGCAGAGGGAC CTGGCAGAAGCTCAGGAATCGCAAGACACAAGTGTGCATGTTGCTGAATCTGAGCTAAGTCGGTCAAATAATGATGAGGAGAAGGTTGAGGAGGAAAGCAAATTGAATTCGACCATTGACATAAAAGAACATGAAGATTCTCAGGCTGTAGCTATCAATGGTGTTCATAATGATTTGGATTTGGATCAGCAGAGGGACCTGGCAGAATTGATCACCACTGAAGATGTTTCTGAATCTGAGCCCAGTCAGTCTAGGAATGATGACGAGAAGGTTGAGGAAAGCAAATTGGGTTCTGAAGATTCTCAGGCTGTAGTTAGCAATGCTGCTCATAATTTTCTAGCCTCAGATCAAGAGAAGAAACTGAAGGAATTGATGAATAATGATGATGTTACTGAATTCAAGCCAAAACAATCTAGCATTGATGTGAAGGTAGAGGAGGAAAGCAAATTGGACTCGGCCATCCATgtagaagaaattgaagattCTCAGGCTGCAGTTATCAATGGTGCCTGTAATAGTTTGGATTTGAACCAGGAGAAGGAACAGCCAGAATTGATCAAGGATCTTCCTCTGGAAGATTCTGTGGAGGAGTCTGGGGATCCCCTCAAGCAGAATCTGGAAACAGCTCCATGTCCAGTCATGGCTGATGAAAAATTGGAAGCAGAATCTGCTGAAGGCCCTACATCTGATGAAAATAGAGATGGCTTGCCTGCTGGTCATGCTCAAGATACTGCTGCAGAAACTCCGGTTGTTGATGACCTGGTTGATGCCAAACAAAATATATCTAAGAGCTCTTCTGAAAATGTTGAACTTGTAGCAACTTCTGATGCTGAAACTGGTCAGAGTTTTCCAATTTCTAGTGATAATGGTACAACAGGAGATGAAACAAGTCACATCCTTATGGATGCTGTGCAATCAGAAGTGCCACATGCTAATGGCCTTGATATTCATGAAAAAGGAGGATTGCTTACTAGCCAGGAAAGTGCTTCACAAACTGTTCTTGTTAATGACTTTGTTCATACACCAGAGCAAAACCATACCTTAGAAATCAGCACGGAAGTGTCCTCCCCTGCTGTTCTCGAGGAAGCACCTGTTGAAAGTAGTGAAAGTTTCCCAGTTTCTCCTATCAATGATATTGGAGCAGAACCAATTGTCAGAATTGAGGATTCTTGTCCAGTAGAAGATTCCAAGTTATGTGATATTGTAAGAACAGAGACCAAGGTTGATAACATAGGTGAAAGTGCTGATTCTCATCCTGTTGATGATTCAAAAGTAGAGGCTGAAGTTGAGAATGTCCTTGTTGCACCAAGTGGCCATGCTAATGATGTGAAGCTAGATATTGGGGCTAGTTCCCATTCCGTTGAATCTGATGAGAAAGTATCTATTTTGTCAATCGGTAATGTGGATGTAGAATCTGAAGTCACAGAAGCAGTGAACGAAGGTGATAGCAACAGAACTTCTGTTTCCATTGACAATCCAGATGGAGAAACCTTTAAATGTGATTCAACTGGGAATGAAAGCTACATGCCCAAAATTGAAGTCCAAGCAGACTCAGaagttgaaaatatatcaactGCAGCAAGGGAAGAAGTGCCCAACAGAGATGGCTTTGTGTCTCAGCTTGAGGGTGAGGTTAGTAAGAATGAAACTCCCAAACCTACTTCGGAAGACTCTGCGGTTGTTACCTCTGATGAGCAATATGTTGTTGCTGAGCTGGGGAAAGGGCCATTCTACATAATTAAGGTTCCAAGATTTGATGAAAGAAATTTAAGAGAGAAGGTTGAAGATGCTAAATTTCAAGTTGAGGAGAAGAGTAAAATCCGGGATGCTATTCAAGCTCAAATCCAAATAATAaag GCCAAGCGTAAAGAGTATGAAGATAGCTTTTTAGATGCCAGATCAGAAGAGAAAGCTGCACGTGACTTGCTTAAGGCCAAGCGGAAGGAAATAGATTCtgttcaatatataattaacagaaCGAGGAATGCCCTTGAAATTGAGGAAATTGATGGCAGG ATACGCTCTATGGAACACAAGATACAACATGAAACCCTGCCTTTGAAGGAAGAAAAGCAGTTCATTCGTGATATCAAGCAGTTGAAGCAAATTCGAGAGCAGTTCTCTTCTAATATGGGCAGCCAGGATGAAGTTCAGCAGGCTATGGATCAGAAAGATCAAAGTGAAGAGCGCTTAAAG TCTTTGAGGAAAGAAGCAGATGTATTGAGAGACAGCCTTCTCAAAGCTGAAGCAGTCACTGAAGATGCTAAGAAGAAATATAATGATGAACATGAGAAGATAAATCAATTGCTATTTCAGCATAGAGCTGCTAATGATATACGACAAGAAGCATTTGCGCATTTGCAGAGTTTGAGGAAACAATTATATGAAAAG agtaaatttttttacaagTACAAAGATGATTTAACAGCAGCAACTAATTTGGCATTGAAGGGAGATAAAGAGGAACTTCAACGTCATTGTGCTAACCAA GTGGAGAGAGTTATGGAATTATGGAATAACAATGACGAGTTCCGGAAAGAGTACATGAGTTCCAACATGAGGAATACATTAAGGAGACTGCGGACATTGGATGGTCGTGCACTGGGCCCTGATGAACAGCCACCCATTATTCCAAATGTTGTTAGTCAAAGAGCgaccaaacacaatgttgcACCATCAGCTCCTGCTCTTGAAGTAGAAAAGCCAGTTACACCTGTGGAGACCCAAAGGATAGATGAAAAATCCACAGCAAAGCTTGGGGACAAAAAGAATCAGACTGTTAAAACTAAAAGGCAGGCAAAACCTGCTTCCTTGGAGAATGGTTTGCCAACTGTTTCTGGAAGAGATCAGATTGAAGAATCAAGACAAGAGGAGAATAAGCTTCCGAAGGAGGAAGAATCAAGGCAAGAGAATAAGCTTACGAAGGAGGAAGAATCAAGGCAAGAGAATAAGCTTACAAAGGAGGAAGTTGAGTTAGCCAGGAAGATAGAGGAATTGAGGAAGGAAAAGGAAGCAGCCATGTTAAAGGAGCAACGGAGATTGGAGGAGAAGGCCAAAGCAAAAGAGgcaatggagaggaaaaaacgAAATGCAGAAAAGGCCCAGGCCAGGGCTTCGCTAAGAGCACAAAGGGAAGCTGAGCAGAAAGAGAAG gaaaaggagaagaaggcaaagaagaaggaaaaaaggaagGCAGCAGCAGAGGATACTAAAGATATCGATGAGGTTGAGTCTGCTCCTAGTTCTGAAACTCCAACTGAAACCAATGAGTCTGAAAGAACCGAGAAGCCTGTGACTGTGGCAAAGAGGCCTCAAAAGCAAACAAAGGCAAAATCTATGCCTCTGCCTCTTCGCAACAAGGGTAAGAGAAAGATGCAAACATGGATGTGGGCCCTTATCACACTGCTGGCTGTTGTTGCCTTGTTTTTTATGGGGAACAGCAGCTTCTTTAATCTTGGGCTGCAACAAAGGTTTGGcatctaa
- the LOC7455647 gene encoding uncharacterized protein LOC7455647 isoform X17, with translation MSADLNVNQIEEKISVLDQPEESARVDCNGNGKVNDHHGPDPVCAEDSVADQVGELKADRVESESITGFRDDDDPIEKEEDLQAVEKGREEKLAEIPEDHDVEGNKKELINHAELSNAEAQESQDTSVHVAESELNRSNNDEVMVEEESKLNSTIDIKEHEDSQAVAINGVHNDLDLDQQRDLAELITTEDVSESEPSQSRNDDEKVEESKLGSEDSQAVVSNAAHNFLASDQEKKLKELMNNDDVTEFKPKQSSIDVKVEEESKLDSAIHVEEIEDSQAAVINGACNSLDLNQEKEQPELIKDLPLEDSVEESGDPLKQNLETAPCPVMADEKLEAESAEGPTSDENRDGLPAGHAQDTAAETPVVDDLVDAKQNISKSSSENVELVATSDAETGQSFPISSDNGTTGDETSHILMDAVQSEVPHANGLDIHEKGGLLTSQESASQTVLVNDFVHTPEQNHTLEISTEVSSPAVLEEAPVESSESFPVSPINDIGAEPIVRIEDSCPVEDSKLCDIVRTETKVDNIGESADSHPVDDSKVEAEVENVLVAPSGHANDVKLDIGASSHSVESDEKVSILSIGNVDVESEVTEAVNEGDSNRTSVSIDNPDGETFKCDSTGNESYMPKIEVQADSEVENISTAAREEVPNRDGFVSQLEGEVSKNETPKPTSEDSAVVTSDEQYVVAELGKGPFYIIKVPRFDERNLREKVEDAKFQVEEKSKIRDAIQAQIQIIKAKRKEYEDSFLDARSEEKAARDLLKAKRKEIDSVQYIINRTRNALEIEEIDGRIRSMEHKIQHETLPLKEEKQFIRDIKQLKQIREQFSSNMGSQDEVQQAMDQKDQSEERLKSLRKEADVLRDSLLKAEAVTEDAKKKYNDEHEKINQLLFQHRAANDIRQEAFAHLQSLRKQLYEKSKFFYKYKDDLTAATNLALKGDKEELQRHCANQVERVMELWNNNDEFRKEYMSSNMRNTLRRLRTLDGRALGPDEQPPIIPNVVSQRATKHNVAPSAPALEVEKPVTPVETQRIDEKSTAKLGDKKNQTVKTKRQAKPASLENGLPTVSGRDQIEESRQEENKLPKEEESRQENKLTKEEESRQENKLTKEEVELARKIEELRKEKEAAMLKEQRRLEEKAKAKEAMERKKRNAEKAQARASLRAQREAEQKEKEKEKKAKKKEKRKAAAEDTKDIDEVESAPSSETPTETNESERTEKPVTVAKRPQKQTKAKSMPLPLRNKGKRKMQTWMWALITLLAVVALFFMGNSSFFNLGLQQRFGI, from the exons ATGTCGGCGGATTTGAATGTGAATCAAATAGAGGAGAAGATATCTGTTTTGGATCAGCCTGAAGAATCCGCTCGCGTTGATTGTAATGGGAATGGCAAGGTTAATGATCATCATGGCCCTGATCCTGTCTGTGCCGAAGACTCTGTAGCTGATCAGGTTGGAGAATTGAAGGCTGATCGTGTCGAATCCGAGTCCATTACTGGGTTCCGTGACGACGACGATCCGATCGAGAAAGAAGAAGATCTTCAG gCTGTTGAGAAGGGGAGGGAGGAAAAGTTGGCGGAGATACCAGAAGATCATGATGTAGAAGGGAACAAAAAGGAGTTAATTAATCATGCTGAACTCTCAAATGCAG AAGCTCAGGAATCGCAAGACACAAGTGTGCATGTTGCTGAATCTGAGCTAAATCGGTCAAATAATGATGAGGTGATG GTTGAGGAGGAAAGCAAATTGAATTCGACCATTGACATAAAAGAACATGAAGATTCTCAGGCTGTAGCTATCAATGGTGTTCATAATGATTTGGATTTGGATCAGCAGAGGGACCTGGCAGAATTGATCACCACTGAAGATGTTTCTGAATCTGAGCCCAGTCAGTCTAGGAATGATGACGAGAAGGTTGAGGAAAGCAAATTGGGTTCTGAAGATTCTCAGGCTGTAGTTAGCAATGCTGCTCATAATTTTCTAGCCTCAGATCAAGAGAAGAAACTGAAGGAATTGATGAATAATGATGATGTTACTGAATTCAAGCCAAAACAATCTAGCATTGATGTGAAGGTAGAGGAGGAAAGCAAATTGGACTCGGCCATCCATgtagaagaaattgaagattCTCAGGCTGCAGTTATCAATGGTGCCTGTAATAGTTTGGATTTGAACCAGGAGAAGGAACAGCCAGAATTGATCAAGGATCTTCCTCTGGAAGATTCTGTGGAGGAGTCTGGGGATCCCCTCAAGCAGAATCTGGAAACAGCTCCATGTCCAGTCATGGCTGATGAAAAATTGGAAGCAGAATCTGCTGAAGGCCCTACATCTGATGAAAATAGAGATGGCTTGCCTGCTGGTCATGCTCAAGATACTGCTGCAGAAACTCCGGTTGTTGATGACCTGGTTGATGCCAAACAAAATATATCTAAGAGCTCTTCTGAAAATGTTGAACTTGTAGCAACTTCTGATGCTGAAACTGGTCAGAGTTTTCCAATTTCTAGTGATAATGGTACAACAGGAGATGAAACAAGTCACATCCTTATGGATGCTGTGCAATCAGAAGTGCCACATGCTAATGGCCTTGATATTCATGAAAAAGGAGGATTGCTTACTAGCCAGGAAAGTGCTTCACAAACTGTTCTTGTTAATGACTTTGTTCATACACCAGAGCAAAACCATACCTTAGAAATCAGCACGGAAGTGTCCTCCCCTGCTGTTCTCGAGGAAGCACCTGTTGAAAGTAGTGAAAGTTTCCCAGTTTCTCCTATCAATGATATTGGAGCAGAACCAATTGTCAGAATTGAGGATTCTTGTCCAGTAGAAGATTCCAAGTTATGTGATATTGTAAGAACAGAGACCAAGGTTGATAACATAGGTGAAAGTGCTGATTCTCATCCTGTTGATGATTCAAAAGTAGAGGCTGAAGTTGAGAATGTCCTTGTTGCACCAAGTGGCCATGCTAATGATGTGAAGCTAGATATTGGGGCTAGTTCCCATTCCGTTGAATCTGATGAGAAAGTATCTATTTTGTCAATCGGTAATGTGGATGTAGAATCTGAAGTCACAGAAGCAGTGAACGAAGGTGATAGCAACAGAACTTCTGTTTCCATTGACAATCCAGATGGAGAAACCTTTAAATGTGATTCAACTGGGAATGAAAGCTACATGCCCAAAATTGAAGTCCAAGCAGACTCAGaagttgaaaatatatcaactGCAGCAAGGGAAGAAGTGCCCAACAGAGATGGCTTTGTGTCTCAGCTTGAGGGTGAGGTTAGTAAGAATGAAACTCCCAAACCTACTTCGGAAGACTCTGCGGTTGTTACCTCTGATGAGCAATATGTTGTTGCTGAGCTGGGGAAAGGGCCATTCTACATAATTAAGGTTCCAAGATTTGATGAAAGAAATTTAAGAGAGAAGGTTGAAGATGCTAAATTTCAAGTTGAGGAGAAGAGTAAAATCCGGGATGCTATTCAAGCTCAAATCCAAATAATAaag GCCAAGCGTAAAGAGTATGAAGATAGCTTTTTAGATGCCAGATCAGAAGAGAAAGCTGCACGTGACTTGCTTAAGGCCAAGCGGAAGGAAATAGATTCtgttcaatatataattaacagaaCGAGGAATGCCCTTGAAATTGAGGAAATTGATGGCAGG ATACGCTCTATGGAACACAAGATACAACATGAAACCCTGCCTTTGAAGGAAGAAAAGCAGTTCATTCGTGATATCAAGCAGTTGAAGCAAATTCGAGAGCAGTTCTCTTCTAATATGGGCAGCCAGGATGAAGTTCAGCAGGCTATGGATCAGAAAGATCAAAGTGAAGAGCGCTTAAAG TCTTTGAGGAAAGAAGCAGATGTATTGAGAGACAGCCTTCTCAAAGCTGAAGCAGTCACTGAAGATGCTAAGAAGAAATATAATGATGAACATGAGAAGATAAATCAATTGCTATTTCAGCATAGAGCTGCTAATGATATACGACAAGAAGCATTTGCGCATTTGCAGAGTTTGAGGAAACAATTATATGAAAAG agtaaatttttttacaagTACAAAGATGATTTAACAGCAGCAACTAATTTGGCATTGAAGGGAGATAAAGAGGAACTTCAACGTCATTGTGCTAACCAA GTGGAGAGAGTTATGGAATTATGGAATAACAATGACGAGTTCCGGAAAGAGTACATGAGTTCCAACATGAGGAATACATTAAGGAGACTGCGGACATTGGATGGTCGTGCACTGGGCCCTGATGAACAGCCACCCATTATTCCAAATGTTGTTAGTCAAAGAGCgaccaaacacaatgttgcACCATCAGCTCCTGCTCTTGAAGTAGAAAAGCCAGTTACACCTGTGGAGACCCAAAGGATAGATGAAAAATCCACAGCAAAGCTTGGGGACAAAAAGAATCAGACTGTTAAAACTAAAAGGCAGGCAAAACCTGCTTCCTTGGAGAATGGTTTGCCAACTGTTTCTGGAAGAGATCAGATTGAAGAATCAAGACAAGAGGAGAATAAGCTTCCGAAGGAGGAAGAATCAAGGCAAGAGAATAAGCTTACGAAGGAGGAAGAATCAAGGCAAGAGAATAAGCTTACAAAGGAGGAAGTTGAGTTAGCCAGGAAGATAGAGGAATTGAGGAAGGAAAAGGAAGCAGCCATGTTAAAGGAGCAACGGAGATTGGAGGAGAAGGCCAAAGCAAAAGAGgcaatggagaggaaaaaacgAAATGCAGAAAAGGCCCAGGCCAGGGCTTCGCTAAGAGCACAAAGGGAAGCTGAGCAGAAAGAGAAG gaaaaggagaagaaggcaaagaagaaggaaaaaaggaagGCAGCAGCAGAGGATACTAAAGATATCGATGAGGTTGAGTCTGCTCCTAGTTCTGAAACTCCAACTGAAACCAATGAGTCTGAAAGAACCGAGAAGCCTGTGACTGTGGCAAAGAGGCCTCAAAAGCAAACAAAGGCAAAATCTATGCCTCTGCCTCTTCGCAACAAGGGTAAGAGAAAGATGCAAACATGGATGTGGGCCCTTATCACACTGCTGGCTGTTGTTGCCTTGTTTTTTATGGGGAACAGCAGCTTCTTTAATCTTGGGCTGCAACAAAGGTTTGGcatctaa